A window of the Clupea harengus chromosome 8, Ch_v2.0.2, whole genome shotgun sequence genome harbors these coding sequences:
- the nop16 gene encoding nucleolar protein 16 encodes MPKAKKSSKGKKFDYTKDRKKLKKKLRRKLAPTIECAQIRKAWDDRKTVQQNLRDMGLQHDSKTVLPIHQPKHTKSEAMDVETEDLLVVKPYVVRDMEAQASIPVEIIKTLSRDLMEYAQHMVKEHGEDYKAMARDEKNYYQDTPKQIKRKIEDYKRYHPDEYSVFMQALKP; translated from the exons ATGCCGAAAGCTAAGAAGTCCTCCAAGGGTAAAAAGTTTGATTACactaaagacagaaagaagcttAAAAAGAAGTTAAGGAGGAAGCTTGCACCGACTATTGAATG TGCACAGATCAGAAAAGCTTGGGATGACCGGAAAACCGTTCAGCAGAACCTGAGAGATATGGGACTGCAGCATGACTCCAAAACTGTACTGCCCATTCACCAGCCTAAG CACACAAAAAGTGAAGCAATGGACGTTGAAACGGAGGATTTGCTGGTGGTGAAGCCGTATGTGGTCAGAG acaTGGAAGCCCAAGCAAGTATCCCAGTCGAGATCATCAAGACCCTGTCCAGAGATCTGATGGAGTACGCACAGCACATGGTTAAGGAGCATGGGGAAGACTACAAG GCCATGGCGAGAGATGAGAAGAACTACTATCAGGACACACCGAAACAGATCAAGAGGAAAATCGAGGACTACAAGCGCTACCACCCGGACGAGTACTCTGTCTTCATGCAGGCCCTGAAGCCTTAA